A single Natrinema pellirubrum DSM 15624 DNA region contains:
- a CDS encoding NAD(P)-dependent glycerol-1-phosphate dehydrogenase, whose amino-acid sequence MFEKSTWIRLPRNVVVGHGVRSEVVDVVDDLHLQGRPLFVTSPTPREVAADPIAADFEAAGIEPAIVTIEKATFDAVERVIEVAEAEGVSYLVGIGGGKAIDIAKLASHHLEMGFLSVPTAASHDGIVSNRGSVPDGDSRHSVAAEPPLAVVADTGILAEAPWELTTAGCADIISNYTAVMDWRLAQRLQDVEYSEYAAALSEMTAEILVDNADLIRPGLEESAWVVTKALMSSGVAMSIAGSSRPASGAEHLFSHQLDRLAPGAALHGHQVGVGSIMTAYLHQGADGIWRAIRDALASIDAPTTAAELGIDDETVIEALTTCHEIRDRYTILGSGMNERAARDVATKTGVID is encoded by the coding sequence ATGTTCGAGAAGTCGACGTGGATCCGCCTCCCGCGAAACGTCGTGGTCGGCCACGGCGTTCGCAGCGAGGTCGTCGACGTGGTCGACGACCTCCACCTGCAAGGGCGGCCGCTGTTCGTCACGAGTCCGACACCCCGCGAGGTCGCCGCCGATCCCATCGCGGCCGACTTCGAGGCCGCCGGGATCGAGCCCGCGATCGTCACGATCGAGAAAGCGACCTTCGACGCCGTCGAGCGGGTGATCGAGGTCGCCGAGGCCGAAGGAGTATCCTACCTGGTCGGCATCGGCGGCGGGAAGGCCATCGACATCGCGAAGTTGGCCAGCCACCACCTCGAGATGGGCTTTCTCTCCGTTCCAACGGCGGCGAGCCACGACGGGATCGTCAGTAATCGCGGCTCGGTACCGGACGGCGACTCCAGACACAGCGTCGCCGCCGAACCGCCGCTGGCGGTCGTCGCCGATACGGGAATCCTCGCCGAGGCTCCGTGGGAACTGACGACCGCCGGCTGTGCCGACATCATCTCCAACTACACCGCCGTCATGGACTGGCGGCTCGCCCAGCGACTCCAGGACGTCGAGTACTCCGAGTACGCCGCTGCGCTCTCGGAGATGACCGCCGAGATCTTAGTCGACAACGCCGACCTCATCCGGCCGGGCCTGGAGGAGTCTGCCTGGGTCGTCACCAAGGCGCTGATGTCCTCCGGCGTCGCGATGAGCATCGCCGGCTCCTCGCGGCCGGCCAGCGGGGCTGAACACCTCTTTTCGCACCAACTCGACCGACTGGCACCCGGTGCGGCCTTACACGGCCATCAGGTCGGCGTCGGCTCGATCATGACCGCCTACCTCCACCAGGGAGCGGACGGGATCTGGCGGGCCATCCGTGACGCGCTGGCGAGCATCGACGCGCCGACGACCGCGGCGGAACTGGGAATCGACGACGAGACCGTCATCGAGGCGTTGACGACCTGCCACGAGATCCGCGACCGCTACACGATTCTGGGCAGCGGGATGAACGAACGGGCGGCTCGAGACGTGGCGACGAAAACTGGCGTCATCGACTGA